The proteins below come from a single Eptesicus fuscus isolate TK198812 chromosome 5, DD_ASM_mEF_20220401, whole genome shotgun sequence genomic window:
- the CHAC1 gene encoding glutathione-specific gamma-glutamylcyclotransferase 1 → MKQASAAQDPSPASPPAQPPRGDGDPQALWIFGYGSLVWRPDFAYSDSRVGFVRGYSRRFWQGDTFHRGSDKMPGRVVTLLEDHEGCTWGVAYQVRDEQVSEALKYLNVREAELGGYDTKEVTFYPQDTPDQPLKALAYVATPQNPGYLGPAPEEAIATQILACHGFSGHNLEYLLRLADFMQLCGPQAQDEHLAAIVDAVGAMLPCFCPTKQALALV, encoded by the exons ATGAAGCAGGCATCcgcagcccaggacccctcgCCCGCCTCGCCGCCTGCGCAGCCCCCGCGGGGCGATGGCGACCCCCAGGCGCTGTGGATCTTCGGGTACGGCTCCCTGGTGTGGAGGCCCGACTTCGCCTACAGCGACAGCCGCGTGGGCTTCGTGCGCGGCTACAGCCGCCGGTTCTGGCAGGGAGACACCTTCCATCGGGGCAGCGACAAGATG cCTGGCCGAGTGGTGACCCTTCTCGAAGACCATGAG GGCTGCACTTGGGGCGTGGCATACCAGGTGCGAGATGAGCAGGTGAGCGAGGCTCTGAAGTACCTGAACGTGCGGGAAGCAGAGCTCGGTGGCTATGATACCAAGGAGGTCACCTTCTACCCCCAAGATACCCCTGACCAACCACTCAAGGCATTGGCCTATGTGGCCACCCCACAGAACCCTGGTTACTTGGGCCCTGCCCCGGAGGAGGCCATTGCCACACAGATCCTGGCCTGCCACGGCTTCTCCGGCCACAACCTTGAGTACTTGCTGCGCCTGGCAGACTTCATGCAGCTCTGTgggccccaggcccaggacgAGCACCTGGCAGCCATCGTGGACGCTGTGGGCGCCATGCTGCCCTGCTTCTGCCCCACCAAGCAGGCGCTGGCACTGGTCTGA